A window of the Cololabis saira isolate AMF1-May2022 chromosome 19, fColSai1.1, whole genome shotgun sequence genome harbors these coding sequences:
- the LOC133419765 gene encoding microfibril-associated glycoprotein 4-like yields the protein MKLLSALLPLLVSMVTSCHGLTFPLDCSDIYISDDTQLSGVYNIYPIEATSAVQVYCDMDSLGGGWTVFQRRMDGTVNFYRGWDQYKMGFGTVGGEYWLGLEIVYHLNLQKKYELLVDMEDFEGNQAYARYSSFSIGPESDGYTLHVSGFTDGGAGDSLEYHNGNKFSTFDKDQDVWSDNCARDHLGGFWYYACHHANPNGLYRWGVNSHVYADGVEWHSWKGWYYSLKTISMKIRPVQ from the exons ATGAAG ctgctgtcggccctcctccctctcctggtttccatggtgaccaGTTGCCATGGGCTCACCTTCCCGCTGGACTGCAGCGACATCTACATCAGTGATGACACCCAACTCAGTGGAGTGTACAACATCTACCCCATCGAGGCCACGTCTGCCGTCCAG GTGTACTGCGACATGGACTCGCTCGGAGGAGGATGGACG gtgttccagAGAAGGATGGACGGCACGGTGAACTTCTACCGAGGCTGGGACCAGTACAAGATGGGCTTCGGGACGGTTGGTGGAGAGTACTGGCTCG GTCTGGAGATTGTTTACCACCTCAATCTGCAGAAGAAGTATGAGTTGCTGGTTGACATGGAGGACTTTGAAGGGAACCAGGCCTATGCTCGTTACTCCTCCTTCTCCATTGGCCCAGAGTCTGATGGATACACACTGCATGTGTCTGGATTCACTGATGGAGGGGCAG GAGACTCTCTGGAATATCACAATGGAAACAAGTTCTCCACATTCGACAAAGACCAGGATGTCTGGAGTGACAACTGTGCCAGAGACCACCTGGGGGGGTTCTGGTATTACGCCTGTCACCATGCAAACCCTAACGGGCTTTACCGCTGGGGGGTCAACTCCCATGTGTACGCCGACGGAGTGGAGTGGCACAGCTGGAAGGGCTGGTACTACTCCCTGAAGACCATCAGCATGAAGATCCGTCCGGTTCAGTAG